The Acipenser ruthenus chromosome 54, fAciRut3.2 maternal haplotype, whole genome shotgun sequence DNA window ttggCATGGAATATCCTACATAGCGGGCCActattagtgctaatcagggtttgtgaaacggGAGTAGGATAAGACAGAACACTACTAAACTGACCGGACTGAGCATCAAAAACAACGCGAAACGCCTTAAAAAAAACTACACCACATAATTCCTCCGATtctgttattaaaatgattattattatcatgttgaTCATGTGATTGCTGCATGACATGTGCTGCCTTTCAATCTTATAtacatttcatatatattttgtatacatttaatGCTTCAGGAGTCCCGGACCAACATTGAGAACAAGAAACGGGTGTCATTACTTACtacctttattttattgtttcaatATTTAACACCACTGAGTGtataatagttatggatgaaaacaattaaaacaaactgtCCATAATGACTTTAAAATCCGTTTcactaaaatgaaaaacagaaacaaacacacgcCATTGTGGCTCAAAGGAGAGTGAAATTGAACTAAATTGTCCAGCAAtttgagccaagatggctgaCACAGGGAGACAGTTTCTTATCTTTCTCGGGGTTCGTTTGGCTGTCAAGGCAACAGTCCCTCCAGTGAATTGCCTTCTCTTTGCTGAAAAGGGCTCGTTCTCTTATACTATGTTTAGCTCagggtatttttttaatactgataCAATTTTCcaagatatttttaaaaaggtcGTATGTTATAAACAACAATAAACTACTACGTATAACAATGATAGCTAttgataaaaacaatacaatatttcgTTATAATTTAGTTCCAAGACGCAATAATATAATGTGTGCTATCCAATTATGGTGTGTAAATTAGAAAGTGCTAATTTCATAATTAAAATGCCGGTACAGAAAGATGAGTTTTCAATTAATACCTCTAAAGGTGTTGGGATGGAAGGCGCATGCGCGTAACACACACAGGCGGATACAATCCTACATGATCTAGAGGAAGAAGGAagtagactgtgtgtgtgtttgagaggagAAGAAACATTGTAACGATAAAACGGTGGAAATTGTCCGCGTACCGTGTTTACTGCTGAAACACATAAGTACAGTACAGCTAAAAACggtgtgtttaaaacaaaactgctGATATTTCTGTAAAGATTACTGTGTGAGAGTTTTCCTGTTAACACAGTCTGCACCAGAGCAGAGGAGAAGCCGCTGTGTTTGTATTAATAGAAGAGAATGAAATCCATCTGTGAAATGAGAGAGATGGATCTCTGCGCATCCTCCGCGTCTCTCCTGGAAGAAGAACTCGCCTCTGCTATCGAGcctgcagtgaaagcggctgtgctGAGCGTCATGTCTGCGTTAGCAAAGTTCGTGGacagtaaatgtgcagttttccacCTGAGACTGGACGAAAGAGACAAAGATTTCGAAAGCGTGAGATTGCGATTGGAAATCgcggagagcgagttgaaagcagtaaGAGAACGAGAATGCACGAACACTGCCGATAAGAActtcacacactctctcacaaaCACCGATGAACAATACTGCGGGATTGACGTTGATTTCCTTCATCTACCCGAGTTGGAGCAGCAAGTGCACCGTTTGGACCACTCGAGGACAGCGGAATGGAGACGCGCAGTGGAGGGTAAGCATATTTAATATAGTTGGTTGCTGTAATATAGCCGCGTTGCTTATTTGGTGGTAAACTACTGGCATCAGTCTTTAGGGGTTTCTTACAGCAGGGGGGTAAGCTGCAGGGACCCCGACACCAGAGCCCCCCCCCCTTTCGGTTTCTTCTTTTTATAGTCCCTCGTTTAAGTTGTAATTGATAGATATTACTCCGACTCGGATTCTTAATTTAACCGTTTATAAACCTGCCAATTGTGAAATCAATCTAgctactgtagtaaaagcttttTTGCTACAGAGCTAAATTTGCTCCTCATTTTCTGAAACTAGTTGCAAAAGTGTAAAGGTGCAAATCTAGTGAGGTATAGACAAGAGAAATGAAATGACTATTATTTTCATTGAAATAGACACATTTTCAGGGTCGGATCTAgtcttgtagcttgactggttcacgaaattcttcaagatacacacaATGTTTTCAACACATTTCAAGTACATTTATGTTACACTAAGTGTGAAACCGGTgctttagtttgttgcatcacagatatgaaATCATTGCCACATGTTGCTGCTGCTTTGTGGTCTTCTGGTTGTTCTTGTTGATCTTTCAGTTctccagatttttaaaggacttttGTAAACCTGTCAGGTTTCTTGGCAGTTTTTCTACCCAACGCATGCAGTATTTACACTCGGCTCCGTCATCAACTGCTGAATAAAGCAACCAAGAAAACTGTGTAAGCCATTCCCTCCTAAATAACCCATCTTTGTTGCCTGAGGTCTTCTGCTTTGGGAATTGCTGTTTCTCAAGAGGCCGACATGGCTGCATGAAAAGCTGACAGCGCTTTGCATCTGACAAAGAGTGTGTGTGCTTACAATATAGTGACTGTCAATTAGGTGGCTATTCTGCATCAAATTCTGCACAGACAAAATCCtttttttgatttgattttattgcACAACATTTTCCAGCTGTTTTTCCTCTTCTAATCTGAACGTGTGCTCTTGTCCCATGTTGGCCAGTTGGAAGACTGTTTAGTTACTGGGTGATATCAGCAAAAGACATCTCAGGATCCACCACACACTGAGGGTAGCACTGCTCACATATAATGACAAGCTACTGAATGTGCAGTCTAGAACGAACACAGTTTATGATGCAGGCTTTACAGTCTTTCACTCTTCTCTTTGACACAGGTCCTGCAGAGAGAAATGCTCTCCCTCATGCTGAGGAAGGGTCGAAGGCAGAATCAGTTCCCATTCAGGAGGAGCTCTTTGACCAGGAATGGTGCAGGAGTCCAGAGCAGACTACAGAGCTGACATCTATTGAAGGGGAGGAGgagaaacctggactggatcctGTCCACGTTAATGAAGAGATCCCTGGAATTGAACCGGTCATCATTAAAGAGGAGGTTCTTGAACTTGAATCTGACCCCATTGAAGAGGGGGGTTCTGATCACTTTGAAAGACAGCAGCAGATTCACGCTGGacagaaacctcatcactgctcTGAATGTGGCAGGAGTTTCAGTACATTTGCAGAGCTGACAAGCCACCAGTGCATTCACACAGGAAAAAATCTGTACTTTTGTTCAGAATGTGGGAAGAGTTACACTATGTTAAGTAACCTGTCATTACACCTGCgtactcacacaggagagaagccgtttCTGTGCACGGAATGTGGAGTGACTTTTTCTAAGTTAAGTAACCTGACGAAACACTTGCGAATTCATACCGGAGACAAACTGTATCAATGCAGTGACTGTGTCAAGAGTTTCATTACAAAAGAGgagctgaaaagacaccagcgcatcCACACAGGAGAAAGACCGTACCGCTGCACTGAATGTGAGAAGAGCTTCAAACATATACACCACCTCACaacacaccagcgcattcacacaggagagaagccctaTTCCTGTACTCAGTGTGGCAAGAGCTTCACGCAGCTACAGCACCTTAAAACACACCTGCGAATTCATACTGGAGAGAACCCGTACCGCTGCGGTCAATGCGGCAAGAGTTTCAAACAGTTTCAGCACCTTAAATTACACCAGCGCACTCACTCAGGAAAGAAATAGGATTGCAAAAATAAACCCCTCTGAGCTTGTTTTAAAAACTCACAAGGCTGTTTTAAGTGACAGCTTCATATCGGATGGTGCATTAAGTACAGTAAGTGAGTCACACATGACATAGCCCACACTCAGTCCCGCTGCCCCTGAGCAACAGAGTCCATCAGCGATGCGAGTGAGCAGAACCATTGTCACTCTGAGCTGCTCAGTggcagctgtgtggtccagtggttaaagaaaagggcttgtaaccaggaggtccccggttcaaatcccacctcagccattgactcattgtgtgaccctgagcaagtcacttaacctccttgtgcttcgtcttttggttgagacgttgttgtaagttactctgcagctgatgcatagttcacacaccctagtctctgtgagtcaccttggataaaggcgtctgctaaataaacaaataataataataataataagtgacgGACCACACCCACTGTGTACAGGCCATAAGGGAAATGGGCTGCTGGAGCGAGTGTTTCTTTgttcatcttttatttattaatggcGAGTAATCGCTGGAATATACAGAcatggccatatatatatatatatatatatatatattcttttaaatgatgtctcaacccTGACATTCTATGGGATGTAAAACCTCTGGCCAGTGATGTATTGTATAAGGATTCACTGTTTATGACAGGATGTGTTGGTCTGTTTcgctttttaaaatatgatgtgCAGCAGTTAACTTTGTTTAGCATTTTGGTTTGAGAGTTACCTGTGCTTTTGCTACAAGTCTGTCAGATCTcattgggtcaattgcaacaaacttgtTGATTCAGTATGGAGCTGCCTATTAAGTTGTGTTCTAGCTGATGTGGTACTATCTCAGCATcgtccccagctgtgtactaacttAGTACCAAGTGCAGCGAAAAAAGATAGGGAACAAAGCTGGGGACTAGCTGATCTGCAGCTTTAGTACAGAGCTCAGGGTTCAGCAAAAAAAACTTAATTatgtatggaaatgtatttaagCTTGAAAGTAAATACTAAGGCTGAATTGCATTAGAATATTTTCCTAAACCAAATTCACATACAGTCTAATTTTCTTAAAACGCTTCCACAATGGATGAGGCTGTGGCAGAGGCTCAACACAGCTTTTATTATTACTCATTATTTAATTCATGCACAACACAGATGCATGTGTTTATAGGACCACAAGTGTATTGCAGACTCTAAAAGGTGCAAAttgaatcagaaatgctaatgacatgTTTCAGGTTCAGCCTATAAAAGCATAATTTCTCACTACATCCATACGAAGGCAATCATATCCAGTAGTCGTGTGCAAAATCATGCAATGGAGCAGAAACTACATTTCATAGAGTGTATAAAAGACTTTATTGAAACTGTGGAGGATGCATGagaggattccacagcaattcACAACTGCATGGAACACACTGCAAGCAGATTTAATGCTGCCTCCTCTAAGAGGCAGCCAGGTACAGCAGCAAATTGAAAGAatctgtggaagaggctgaaagaCACTGAAAAGTCATACTGGAATTATttcttgtaattatttttttatatctaaaATAGGCCTACGTAGATTAAGTTCAGTAAATTGAATAAGGATGAAACTGATTTTGTTGGCAATACATTTTgggatttttcatattttttccaGTTAGGACGATCCCACAAGTCTTCAGTCTACAGAAATTACTGGACTAACTTAGTAATGTCTTTTAGTAtcctctagagcagtggttctcagcCCTGGTGCTGGGGACCCAcgctgtctgctggttttcatgccagctgagctctcagttactgaaCTAAACCCTTCATTGAACAAAGTAGTTGAGAGGTCAGCTGGAATGAGACCCAGCAGACACCAGGGGTCCCCAGCACCAGGGTTGAGAATCACTGCTccttcgttgcaattggtattaacttgtGTTCTAGTTTAGTACCGTCCTTCGTACTAACCATGGGATCATCCCGTTACTACGTTCCTGTTAGCTCGTTGATACTGGACCCGAGGAGTCAGTCATGGCTGTTATACTGCACTTAATTGTGAAAGAATGgaattgtttttaattcaaataaacacaagTGATTTAATAGTTAAAAGTGTCTCCATTTATTGGTTTTGCTCAGGGAAACAACATGCAGTCTACATGTGCTAAAGGAAAAGGAGTCTGACACAAACACTGAGAGAGGCAAGTCCACATGCATTCCGTCCATCTGGTGAGTTTTGAAGTGGTCACCTTGAAACACCCAGTCCCTGGCCCTGCAGTGAAAATGTactgtcccctcccctccccatacCTGCGCGGCCCACGTACAGATCGGGCAGGACAGTGGAAACGTGGCAGCATTGTAGGTATGCATGCTGGTCCCAGCTTTAGAATAGATGTTAATAAGACTGTGCACCACTCGCTTGGAGATCACTGGTGAACATGAAAACTAATTCGAGGTGGATGTGAAATAGAAATGCTATGAAATGTTACTCCCTAATCTAGTGTATAATAACA harbors:
- the LOC131696486 gene encoding zinc finger and SCAN domain-containing protein 21-like, translating into MKSICEMREMDLCASSASLLEEELASAIEPAVKAAVLSVMSALAKFVDSKCAVFHLRLDERDKDFESVRLRLEIAESELKAVRERECTNTADKNFTHSLTNTDEQYCGIDVDFLHLPELEQQVHRLDHSRTAEWRRAVEGPAERNALPHAEEGSKAESVPIQEELFDQEWCRSPEQTTELTSIEGEEEKPGLDPVHVNEEIPGIEPVIIKEEVLELESDPIEEGGSDHFERQQQIHAGQKPHHCSECGRSFSTFAELTSHQCIHTGKNLYFCSECGKSYTMLSNLSLHLRTHTGEKPFLCTECGVTFSKLSNLTKHLRIHTGDKLYQCSDCVKSFITKEELKRHQRIHTGERPYRCTECEKSFKHIHHLTTHQRIHTGEKPYSCTQCGKSFTQLQHLKTHLRIHTGENPYRCGQCGKSFKQFQHLKLHQRTHSGKK
- the LOC117398193 gene encoding zinc finger and SCAN domain-containing protein 21-like; amino-acid sequence: MDLCASSASLLEEELASAIEPAVKAAVLSVMSALAKFVDSKCAVFHLRLDERDKDFESVRLRLEIAESELKAVRERECTNTADKNFTHSLTNTDEQYCGIDVDFLHLPELEQQVHRLDHSRTAEWRRAVEGPAERNALPHAEEGSKAESVPIQEELFDQEWCRSPEQTTELTSIEGEEEKPGLDPVHVNEEIPGIEPVIIKEEVLELESDPIEEGGSDHFERQQQIHAGQKPHHCSECGRSFSTFAELTSHQCIHTGKNLYFCSECGKSYTMLSNLSLHLRTHTGEKPFLCTECGVTFSKLSNLTKHLRIHTGDKLYQCSDCVKSFITKEELKRHQRIHTGERPYRCTECEKSFKHIHHLTTHQRIHTGEKPYSCTQCGKSFTQLQHLKTHLRIHTGENPYRCGQCGKSFKQFQHLKLHQRTHSGKK